One region of Lytechinus pictus isolate F3 Inbred chromosome 8, Lp3.0, whole genome shotgun sequence genomic DNA includes:
- the LOC135155002 gene encoding uncharacterized protein LOC135155002, whose translation MITNPDDLNEGEYVCEAGTSLGKDSDVIIFNLSIPDPPSQLIVHQNQTTSSTLFVAWRPGFDGGFQQTFNLEYCTNDTKAKEDECGVFTNLTKSSFRLNGLNPFTWYRLTLWAENSAGNSSTVTIVASTAPLQPENYGVNVTRVKEGQVLKISEANQSLDEVCFVWMTSLESCHLQNETKCIDPGTEINIDPDGDIVVVTYGRGLCSEPADIKDQLGQKVPPNNRGTPYRIIAIGVIASIGVIIVISLGLMYFYGLMCCTKRKKDNGDQAEGRSVDEDGLVYISVAHNRTHPPNAPPIQTEEPTIYASLNKDATKHRKGEIKYSDTNATTPDGQPMYGNYLVKQRKQEQARMPPPVQADDASYRAEGNRRSEGAIGPTMPDGQPMYGNYLVKMRKEQERAEQERAEQMAGTYNFFEMYSI comes from the exons ATGATAACGAATCCAGACGACTTAAATGAAGGAGAATACGTCTGTGAGGCCGGAACGTCACTTGGAAAAGACAGTGATGTCATCATATTTAATTTGT CCATCCCAGATCCACCTTCTCAGCTCATCGTCCACCAAAACCAGACGACATCTTCAACTCTCTTCGTTGCCTGGCGACCAGGGTTCGATGGTGGGTTTCAACAGACGTTCAATTTGGAATACTGTACCAACGACACAAAGGCAAAGGAAGACGAGTGTGGTGTTTTCACCAACTTGACAAAGTCATCTTTCAGACTTAACGGACTGAATCCTTTCACCTGGTACCGGTTGACACTGTGGGCAGAGAACAGCGCAGGGAATAGCAGCACGGTGACAATAGTGGCTTCAACAGCTc CACTGCAACCAGAGAACTATG GAGTAAACGTTACTCGAGTCAAGGAGGGacaagtgcttaaaatatcagaaGCAAATCAGTCGTTGGATGAAGTCTGTTTCGTTTGGATGACCTCCCTAGAAAGTTGTCACCTCCAGAATGAAACAAAGTGCATTGACCCCGGGACAGAGATCAACATTGACCCGGATGGTGACATAGTTGTGGTGACCTATGGGAGAGGATTGTGCAGTGAACCAGCCGATATAAAAG ATCAACTTGGTCAGAAAGTTCCACCAAATAATCGAGGAACTCCTTACAGGATAATTGCTATTGGTGTGATTGCTTCAATCGGTGTCATCATAGTAATCTCACTTGGTCTGATGTACTTTTATGGATTGATGTGCTGTACCAAACGGAAGAAAG ATAACGGTGATCAAGCAGAAGGCAGATCG GTGGATGAGGATGGCTTGGTATACATCTCAGTGGCTCATAACCGCACTCATCCCCCTAACGCCCCACCTATACAGACAGAGGAACCAACCATCTACGCCTCCCTCAACAAAGACGCCACGAAACATCGCAAGGGAGAGATAAAATACTCGGACACAAATGCAACAACCCCCGACGGCCAACCAATGTACGGGAACTACTTAGTCAAACAGAGGAAGCAGGAACAGGCCCGAATGCCACCACCGGTACAGGCGGATGATGCATCCTATAGAGCCGAAGGAAACAGAAGATCAGAAGGAGCTATCGGACCGACTATGCCAGACGGCCAACCAATGTACGGTAACTACTTggtgaaaatgagaaaagaacaGGAACGGGCTGAACAGGAAAGGGCTGAGCAGATGGCTGGCACCTATAATTTCTTCGAAATGTACAGCATTTAG